The following are encoded in a window of Flavobacterium psychrotrophum genomic DNA:
- a CDS encoding transglutaminase domain-containing protein → MKLPTRTELKTLREKLQVKKPWDSIIIFLLNILISVPLFIILHQNLVDPEWPLHIDRVLIFITMVAGIQLVLHYMKKVLLVCIALYILALLYGSAFGNYGFASVYEDYQAMVYTMAYDPNPQDVIISKLLPFPNKSKIIDAVDYNNRNVRNYSVGAATKYFKNVKGFQKQRRMIQCFSVFKDIRNRWTYVNDPRNAEYIASADESLLHFAGDCDDHAILMAACIRAIGGTPRIIHTGGHLYPEMLVGTKAELEIANFLIKDHLFPDESRGREVHYHEDEYGQIWLNLDYTATYPGGPFMSEEILGALTFN, encoded by the coding sequence ATGAAACTTCCCACCCGTACCGAATTAAAAACACTACGAGAAAAGCTTCAGGTAAAGAAGCCCTGGGATTCTATTATCATTTTTTTACTGAACATTCTTATTTCGGTACCGCTGTTTATCATATTGCACCAAAATCTTGTAGACCCCGAATGGCCGCTACACATAGACCGTGTACTGATTTTTATTACCATGGTGGCAGGCATACAACTTGTGCTGCATTACATGAAAAAAGTGCTGTTAGTGTGTATTGCGCTATATATATTAGCCTTACTATACGGATCGGCTTTTGGTAATTATGGCTTTGCTTCGGTATATGAAGATTATCAGGCTATGGTCTATACAATGGCTTACGACCCTAACCCACAAGATGTTATTATTTCTAAATTACTGCCTTTCCCTAACAAATCTAAAATTATTGATGCGGTAGATTACAATAATCGTAACGTAAGAAATTATTCGGTAGGTGCTGCGACAAAATATTTCAAGAATGTAAAAGGTTTCCAGAAACAGCGCCGTATGATACAGTGCTTCTCTGTGTTTAAAGACATTCGTAACCGGTGGACGTATGTAAACGACCCTCGTAATGCCGAATATATTGCCAGTGCAGATGAGTCTTTACTGCACTTTGCAGGCGATTGTGATGATCATGCCATACTTATGGCTGCCTGTATTCGCGCCATTGGTGGTACACCGCGCATTATACATACCGGTGGGCATTTGTATCCTGAAATGCTTGTAGGAACTAAAGCTGAACTTGAAATAGCCAACTTTTTAATTAAAGACCACTTGTTTCCTGACGAAAGCCGGGGCCGCGAAGTACATTATCATGAAGATGAATATGGCCAGATATGGCTTAACCTTGATTATACTGCCACCTACCCCGGTGGACCGTTTATGAGCGAAGAAATACTGGGTGCACTTACCTTTAATTGA
- a CDS encoding helix-turn-helix domain-containing protein, protein MGQKYYLTDVDTDPESIYVHHDLMGELLIPEHEHVKAQFLYTEGGVVYVRTDSHTYFLPARHFMWIPAGVRHSIHPSSENVIMRNLYFPADKDDALFFEVEGIYPVNDLILNLLLYTNRWKGDLKKGSKHYIIAVALKILLGDTARESLSLSLPMPKDKRLVKVVDYVNKNLHKTLLFSQVAAKYGFSTRTLHRLFIKDLGMPFIRFFTVSRMLKAIELLNEKQLPVSEVAISVGYSSLPTFSNTFYKLLGVRPTEYANGKNILSRE, encoded by the coding sequence ATGGGCCAGAAATATTATCTTACTGATGTAGACACCGACCCTGAAAGCATCTATGTACACCACGACCTGATGGGGGAGTTGCTTATACCGGAGCATGAACATGTTAAAGCACAGTTTTTATATACCGAGGGTGGGGTGGTATATGTGCGTACAGATTCGCATACTTACTTTTTACCGGCACGCCATTTTATGTGGATTCCGGCCGGGGTAAGGCACAGTATACACCCCAGTAGTGAAAATGTTATAATGAGAAACCTTTATTTCCCCGCAGATAAAGATGATGCCCTGTTTTTTGAGGTAGAGGGAATATACCCGGTAAATGATCTTATATTAAACCTGCTTTTATATACTAACCGCTGGAAAGGAGATCTTAAGAAAGGGAGTAAGCATTACATTATAGCTGTTGCGTTAAAAATACTATTGGGCGACACAGCCCGCGAAAGCCTTTCGCTGTCGCTACCTATGCCTAAAGATAAACGACTTGTAAAAGTTGTAGACTATGTAAACAAAAACCTGCATAAAACCCTTTTGTTTAGCCAGGTGGCTGCTAAGTATGGGTTTAGTACACGAACACTGCACCGGCTGTTTATAAAAGACCTTGGCATGCCCTTTATTCGGTTTTTTACTGTCAGCCGTATGCTTAAAGCTATTGAGCTTTTAAACGAAAAGCAATTGCCTGTAAGCGAAGTAGCGATTTCTGTAGGTTATAGCAGCCTGCCTACATTTAGCAATACATTTTATAAATTACTGGGTGTGCGGCCTACAGAATATGCCAATGGTAAAAACATATTGAGCAGAGAATAA
- a CDS encoding acyl-CoA thioesterase translates to MRFHTRKWVKPEDLNPNATLFGGKLLAWIDEEAALYAIIQLENQRVVTKHMSEINFMASAKQGDIVEIGIDVVKFGKTSLVLRSEVRNKMTQEKIITVDNITMVALDSFGRPSAHGKTQIEYVDERLGKAKL, encoded by the coding sequence ATGAGATTTCATACCAGAAAATGGGTTAAACCCGAAGACCTAAACCCTAATGCAACTTTATTTGGCGGTAAGCTCCTTGCATGGATAGATGAGGAAGCCGCTTTATATGCTATTATACAACTCGAAAACCAGCGTGTCGTAACAAAACACATGAGTGAGATCAACTTTATGGCTTCTGCAAAGCAGGGAGACATTGTAGAGATTGGTATAGATGTGGTAAAGTTTGGTAAAACATCTTTGGTGCTGCGCTCTGAAGTACGTAATAAAATGACCCAGGAAAAAATTATCACTGTAGATAATATTACTATGGTAGCGCTGGATAGTTTTGGCCGTCCATCTGCGCATGGCAAAACCCAGATAGAATATGTAGATGAACGATTAGGTAAAGCAAAACTATAG
- the smpB gene encoding SsrA-binding protein SmpB, whose amino-acid sequence MQKTVNILNKRARFDYEIIDRYTAGIVLAGSEIKSIRLGKASIAESFCEFQNSELFAINTNIEEYAYSRNFNHTPKSERKLLLNRKELKSLEKSIQNQGLTIIPLKLFTNEKGMAKLEIALCRGKKNYDKRETMKERDSKRDIDRIKKIYK is encoded by the coding sequence ATGCAAAAAACAGTCAACATATTAAATAAGCGCGCACGCTTTGATTACGAGATTATAGATCGCTATACAGCAGGAATTGTTCTTGCCGGCAGCGAAATAAAATCTATCAGGTTGGGTAAGGCTTCTATTGCAGAGAGTTTTTGCGAATTCCAGAATAGCGAATTGTTTGCGATAAATACCAATATTGAAGAATATGCTTATAGCAGAAACTTTAACCACACTCCAAAAAGTGAACGTAAACTATTGCTAAACCGTAAGGAACTTAAAAGCCTTGAAAAAAGCATACAGAACCAGGGGCTTACCATTATACCCTTAAAGCTTTTTACAAACGAAAAAGGTATGGCAAAGCTGGAAATAGCCTTATGCCGTGGTAAAAAGAACTATGATAAACGCGAAACAATGAAAGAACGTGATTCAAAACGTGATATAGACCGCATTAAAAAGATCTATAAGTAA
- a CDS encoding glycosyltransferase, with translation MKTRKNSGNKFQPYNQIIEQLAAQNITSQPETLPEILVITTFPPRQCGIATYSQDLIKAMNDHYVDSFSIKICALETNKEQHTYTDPAVKYILNTSEPESYKKLAQAINEDENIKIVLMQHEFGLVHETVEDFNRFLEDVQKPVSVVFHTVLPNPDEVFKANVQHILNSADSLIVMTNNAADILVRDYIVDREKINVIAHGTHLVSHGNGPALKEKHGFKGRTVLSTFGLLSSGKGIETTLDALPNIVDKNPDVLFLIIGKTHPTVVINEGEVYREFLTQKIEDLGLQNNVQFINKYVALDELLEYLQLTDIYVFSSKDPNQAVSGTFSYALSCGCPIVSTPIPHAVEVLAGDTGFTFDFGNSEQLAERINTLLFDPVLREKMILNGLHKIVHTAWENSAVSHAKVLQKTAAQGAIKLEYRNPKIKLNHIKNMTTDFGMVQFAKLNVPDLASGYTLDDNARAMIAICQHYKKYREADNLKYIKIYLDYIEYCQQPDGTFLNYTDVNKNFTDQNNNENLEDSSGRAMWALGYVISLGNILPAHMIRQAENIFMNTLPLTKNMYSTRAMCFVIKGLYYYNRHVKDSDTLIYMKMFADRMVQMYRHEADENWRWFEGYLTYANSVLPEALLLCYAITGNEVYGEVAKESFDFLLTQTFDNESINIISNRSWLVRGGKRERYGEQPIDVAYTILALRKFHDIYKSEEYLNKMEIAFNWFLGNNHLQHVIYNPCTGGCFDGLEEHSVNLNQGAESTVSYAMARLTITKYFGNADTVYFRRKNRAAKVAALRIEQ, from the coding sequence ATGAAAACGAGAAAAAACTCCGGAAATAAATTCCAACCTTATAATCAAATCATTGAGCAGCTTGCAGCACAAAACATTACCAGCCAACCGGAAACATTACCCGAAATACTTGTAATTACCACTTTCCCCCCAAGGCAGTGTGGCATAGCCACCTACAGCCAGGATCTTATAAAAGCCATGAACGACCATTATGTCGATTCATTCTCTATTAAAATATGCGCCCTTGAAACTAACAAGGAGCAGCACACCTATACCGACCCCGCTGTAAAATACATACTTAATACCAGCGAACCGGAGTCTTATAAAAAACTTGCACAGGCCATTAATGAAGATGAGAACATCAAAATTGTTTTGATGCAGCATGAGTTTGGCCTTGTACATGAAACGGTTGAAGATTTTAACCGTTTTCTTGAAGATGTACAAAAACCTGTATCGGTGGTTTTCCACACGGTACTACCTAACCCTGATGAGGTATTTAAGGCCAATGTTCAGCACATACTAAACAGCGCCGACTCTCTTATTGTAATGACAAACAACGCCGCCGATATACTGGTACGCGACTATATAGTAGACCGTGAAAAAATTAATGTAATTGCACACGGTACACACCTTGTAAGCCACGGCAATGGCCCGGCGCTTAAAGAAAAACATGGCTTTAAAGGCCGTACAGTACTTAGTACCTTCGGGCTACTAAGTTCTGGTAAAGGAATAGAAACTACACTGGATGCCCTGCCAAATATTGTAGACAAAAATCCGGATGTACTTTTTCTTATCATTGGTAAAACACACCCTACCGTAGTAATTAACGAAGGTGAGGTTTACAGAGAGTTCCTTACTCAAAAAATTGAGGACCTTGGCCTGCAAAACAATGTACAGTTTATCAATAAATATGTAGCATTAGATGAGCTTTTAGAATATCTGCAACTAACAGATATTTATGTATTCTCTTCTAAAGACCCTAACCAGGCTGTAAGTGGTACCTTTAGCTATGCACTTAGCTGCGGCTGCCCTATAGTCTCTACTCCTATCCCTCACGCTGTAGAAGTTTTGGCAGGAGATACTGGTTTTACCTTTGACTTTGGTAACAGCGAGCAGCTTGCAGAGCGCATCAACACATTACTGTTTGACCCTGTACTAAGGGAAAAAATGATACTTAACGGCCTGCATAAGATAGTGCATACAGCCTGGGAAAACTCTGCTGTAAGCCATGCAAAAGTGCTTCAAAAAACAGCTGCCCAAGGCGCTATAAAGTTGGAATACCGCAATCCTAAAATAAAATTGAATCATATTAAAAACATGACCACTGATTTTGGGATGGTACAGTTTGCAAAGCTTAACGTGCCCGACCTGGCCAGTGGTTATACCCTTGATGATAATGCACGCGCCATGATAGCCATATGCCAGCATTATAAAAAATACAGGGAGGCAGATAACCTGAAGTATATTAAAATATACCTTGATTATATAGAATACTGCCAACAGCCAGATGGTACATTCCTTAATTATACTGATGTAAATAAAAATTTTACAGACCAGAATAACAACGAAAATCTGGAAGACAGCTCTGGCCGCGCTATGTGGGCACTTGGTTATGTAATTTCACTTGGAAATATATTGCCTGCACACATGATAAGGCAAGCGGAAAACATTTTTATGAACACCCTTCCGCTTACTAAAAACATGTACTCTACACGTGCTATGTGTTTTGTAATTAAAGGATTATATTACTACAACCGTCATGTTAAAGATAGCGATACGCTTATCTACATGAAAATGTTTGCAGACAGGATGGTACAGATGTACCGCCATGAAGCCGATGAAAACTGGAGGTGGTTTGAAGGTTACCTTACTTATGCTAACAGCGTACTGCCCGAAGCATTACTACTATGCTACGCCATTACAGGCAATGAAGTATATGGCGAAGTTGCAAAAGAATCTTTCGACTTCCTGTTAACCCAGACCTTTGATAACGAGAGCATCAACATTATATCTAACAGGAGCTGGCTGGTAAGGGGCGGTAAAAGAGAGCGCTATGGCGAACAGCCTATTGATGTAGCTTATACCATACTTGCTCTTCGTAAATTTCATGATATATACAAGAGCGAAGAATATCTTAACAAGATGGAAATTGCCTTTAACTGGTTCCTGGGTAACAACCACCTGCAACACGTTATTTACAACCCATGTACAGGCGGATGTTTTGACGGTCTTGAAGAACACAGTGTAAACCTTAACCAGGGTGCAGAAAGTACCGTAAGCTATGCTATGGCAAGGCTTACCATTACCAAGTACTTTGGCAATGCAGATACCGTATACTTCCGCAGGAAAAACAGGGCTGCTAAAGTTGCCGCGCTGAGGATAGAGCAATAA
- a CDS encoding glutamine synthetase III family protein — protein MSTFRFEAIKETAGRKPVKVEELDRKSIIFGSNVFNDKAMRQFLTGEAYKAVQGAVQHGTKIDRKLADYIAMGMKEWALSKGVTHYTHWFQPLTGTTAEKHDAFFETSMDGSDPVEKFGGTQLVQQEPDASSFPNGGIRNTFEARGYTAWDPTSPAFIYGTTLCIPTVFVSYTGEALDYKVPLLRALSAVDEAAVDVCQYFDKNVKKVTATLGWEQEYFLIDSALAASRPDITLTGRTLLGHSSAKGQQLDDHYFGSISTRVLNYMRDLENECMLLGIPVKTRHNEVAPNQFELAPIFEEANLAVDHNSLLMDVMQKVGERHNFKVLLHEKPFAGVNGSGKHNNWSMATDTGVNLLGPGKTPMSNLQFLTFFINTIKAVYSNEELLRAAIATASNDHRLGANEAPPAIISVFVGQQLTKVLAELEGVSAGKLSPEEKTDLKLNVVGKIPDLLLDNTDRNRTSPFAFTGNKFEFRAVGSSANCANAMTILNAIMAKQLKDFKKEVDALIEGKEMKKDDAIFNVLREYIKETKTILFEGDGYSDAWAEEAAKRGLSNHKTTPEALKAKVSEKTLSLFSDLGIMNHVEAEARYEIELEEYTKKIQIEGRVLGDIARNHVIPTAIRYQNVLIENVKGLKEIFGAEYETVGKEQISIIREISGHITGINTKVEEMTEARKAANALASTEEQAAAYCNNVKPLFDVIRRHADKLELIVDDEIWPLTKYRELLFTR, from the coding sequence ATGTCAACATTTCGTTTTGAGGCCATAAAAGAAACCGCAGGCAGAAAGCCGGTTAAGGTAGAAGAACTGGACAGAAAATCGATTATTTTTGGAAGTAACGTATTCAACGATAAGGCGATGCGTCAATTTTTAACAGGCGAAGCATACAAGGCCGTACAAGGCGCTGTGCAGCATGGTACAAAAATAGACCGTAAACTTGCCGATTATATAGCAATGGGTATGAAAGAGTGGGCACTTAGCAAAGGTGTTACACATTATACACACTGGTTTCAGCCCCTAACAGGTACTACTGCAGAAAAGCATGATGCCTTTTTTGAAACATCTATGGATGGCAGCGACCCGGTAGAAAAATTTGGAGGCACTCAGCTTGTACAACAAGAGCCGGATGCATCGAGTTTTCCTAACGGAGGTATAAGAAATACTTTTGAAGCCCGTGGCTACACAGCCTGGGATCCTACGTCTCCTGCCTTTATATATGGTACAACACTTTGTATCCCTACAGTATTTGTATCATACACCGGTGAGGCACTGGATTATAAAGTGCCATTGCTTCGTGCGCTTTCAGCCGTAGATGAAGCTGCTGTAGATGTATGCCAGTATTTTGATAAAAATGTAAAAAAAGTAACTGCAACCCTTGGTTGGGAGCAGGAATATTTCCTTATCGATTCTGCCCTTGCAGCATCAAGGCCGGACATAACACTTACAGGCCGTACGCTTCTTGGCCATTCATCGGCTAAAGGACAGCAGCTGGATGACCATTATTTTGGTTCTATATCTACACGTGTGCTTAACTATATGCGCGATCTTGAAAACGAATGTATGCTGCTTGGTATACCCGTTAAGACCCGCCACAATGAGGTAGCGCCTAACCAGTTTGAGCTTGCCCCGATATTTGAAGAGGCTAACCTTGCAGTAGACCACAACTCGCTGCTTATGGATGTAATGCAAAAAGTAGGCGAGCGCCATAACTTTAAAGTATTACTTCATGAAAAACCGTTTGCAGGTGTAAATGGTAGTGGTAAGCACAATAACTGGAGTATGGCTACAGATACCGGCGTTAACCTGCTTGGGCCTGGTAAAACGCCTATGAGCAACCTGCAATTCCTTACGTTCTTTATTAACACGATCAAAGCTGTATATAGCAATGAAGAGTTATTAAGGGCTGCTATTGCAACAGCATCTAACGATCACAGGCTTGGAGCTAATGAGGCACCACCTGCAATTATATCTGTTTTTGTAGGCCAACAGCTTACAAAAGTTCTTGCAGAGCTTGAAGGAGTATCTGCGGGTAAACTTTCTCCTGAAGAAAAAACAGACCTTAAACTTAATGTTGTAGGTAAAATTCCAGACCTGTTATTAGATAATACAGACAGGAACCGTACGTCTCCTTTTGCCTTTACGGGTAATAAGTTTGAGTTCCGTGCGGTAGGATCTTCTGCTAACTGTGCCAATGCGATGACTATTCTTAACGCAATCATGGCTAAGCAGCTTAAAGACTTCAAAAAAGAGGTTGATGCCCTTATTGAAGGTAAAGAGATGAAAAAGGATGACGCTATCTTTAACGTACTAAGGGAATACATCAAAGAAACTAAAACAATTCTTTTTGAAGGTGATGGTTACAGCGATGCGTGGGCTGAAGAAGCTGCAAAACGTGGCCTGAGCAACCATAAAACTACTCCTGAGGCACTTAAAGCTAAAGTAAGCGAAAAGACACTTTCTCTTTTCTCAGATCTTGGTATCATGAACCATGTTGAGGCTGAAGCCCGTTATGAGATAGAACTTGAAGAGTATACTAAAAAAATACAGATAGAAGGCCGCGTGCTGGGAGATATTGCCCGTAACCACGTAATTCCTACAGCTATACGTTACCAAAATGTACTTATTGAGAACGTAAAAGGTCTTAAAGAAATATTTGGTGCAGAATATGAAACGGTAGGTAAAGAGCAAATCTCTATCATCCGCGAAATTTCAGGACACATTACAGGCATCAACACTAAAGTTGAAGAAATGACCGAAGCCCGTAAAGCCGCTAACGCCCTGGCTAGTACGGAAGAGCAGGCAGCTGCTTACTGTAATAACGTAAAACCGTTGTTTGACGTTATCAGGAGGCATGCAGATAAGCTTGAACTTATTGTTGACGATGAAATATGGCCGCTTACTAAATACAGGGAGCTGTTATTTACACGCTAG
- a CDS encoding OmpA family protein: protein MKKALLVLLFFSSLIIHAQQQFTVYFDFDVDETSSLSSLKLDDWIKNNKDVSVVKIYGYADKTGDSLYNIDLSERRAAYTYKKLQEGNVDVTGTEQKGFGESQSTAVRSAKDRKVVVYYTIPEPKVVVVPKKPEPTAFAKKVTTAVKGDKIKIPNLNFYNNSDIVLPQSRPILEDLLSILKDNPNLKIDIQGHICCQKVEENQISLRRAKTVYFFLVQNGIDKDRLTYKSFGSSVPIYKLPEKSEEEKVANRRVEIEIIQK from the coding sequence ATGAAAAAAGCCCTGTTAGTGCTTCTGTTTTTCAGTTCCCTTATTATACATGCTCAGCAACAGTTTACCGTTTATTTTGATTTTGATGTAGATGAAACATCATCGTTGTCATCTTTAAAACTTGATGACTGGATAAAAAATAATAAGGATGTCAGTGTGGTAAAAATTTATGGCTATGCCGACAAAACCGGCGATTCGCTTTATAATATAGACCTGTCTGAAAGGCGAGCGGCCTATACTTATAAAAAACTACAGGAGGGTAATGTTGATGTAACTGGTACAGAACAGAAAGGTTTTGGCGAAAGCCAGTCAACTGCTGTTCGTTCTGCTAAAGACCGTAAAGTTGTGGTATATTACACAATCCCCGAGCCCAAAGTGGTAGTTGTGCCAAAAAAGCCCGAGCCTACAGCCTTTGCTAAAAAAGTAACTACAGCCGTAAAAGGGGATAAGATAAAAATACCCAATCTTAATTTTTATAATAATTCAGATATAGTGTTGCCGCAATCGCGCCCTATACTCGAAGATTTGCTGAGCATTTTAAAAGATAATCCAAATCTTAAAATAGATATTCAGGGGCATATTTGCTGCCAAAAAGTAGAAGAAAACCAAATATCGCTGCGCAGGGCAAAAACCGTATATTTTTTCCTTGTGCAAAATGGTATCGATAAAGACCGATTAACTTATAAAAGCTTTGGCAGTAGTGTTCCTATTTATAAGCTTCCAGAAAAATCTGAAGAAGAAAAAGTTGCCAACCGCCGTGTAGAGATAGAGATCATTCAGAAATAG
- a CDS encoding substrate-binding domain-containing protein yields MKNLKIAGVPEHFNLPWHLCIENGDFVKHDIALEWTDVPEGTGKLCQMLRDGETDIAVILTEGIIKDIVAGNTSKIAQIYVQSPLIWGIHVGAKSPFETIDDLENKIVAISRYGSGSHLMAFVNAENEGWDTANLRFEIINTLDGAVDALTAGTADYFMWEHFMTKPIVDKGIFRRVGDCPTPWPSFVIAVRNEVLENDPEAIEKVLEIINSKTSTFKQIPGIDSQLAERYNQKQDDINEWLNLTRWSQTKPDKITFDKIQEQLLDLSIINNTIPFESLAT; encoded by the coding sequence ATGAAAAACCTTAAAATAGCCGGCGTACCGGAACACTTTAACCTTCCGTGGCATTTATGTATTGAAAATGGCGATTTTGTAAAGCATGATATCGCACTTGAATGGACGGACGTTCCTGAAGGTACAGGCAAGCTTTGCCAGATGCTGCGCGATGGCGAAACAGATATTGCCGTAATACTTACCGAAGGCATAATAAAAGATATTGTAGCCGGAAACACATCTAAAATAGCACAGATATATGTGCAGTCACCGCTTATATGGGGCATACACGTAGGGGCAAAATCTCCGTTTGAAACCATTGACGACCTTGAAAATAAAATTGTGGCTATTAGCCGCTATGGGTCGGGTTCGCACCTTATGGCATTTGTAAATGCTGAGAACGAAGGCTGGGATACCGCTAACCTGCGCTTTGAAATTATTAATACGCTTGATGGCGCTGTAGATGCACTTACTGCCGGCACTGCAGATTATTTTATGTGGGAGCATTTTATGACCAAGCCCATTGTAGATAAAGGCATCTTTAGGCGTGTGGGCGACTGCCCTACACCATGGCCCAGTTTTGTAATTGCCGTGCGTAATGAAGTGCTTGAGAACGATCCTGAAGCTATTGAAAAAGTACTTGAAATAATCAACTCTAAAACATCTACCTTTAAGCAGATACCGGGTATTGACAGCCAGCTTGCGGAACGCTATAACCAAAAGCAGGACGATATTAACGAATGGCTAAATTTAACCCGCTGGTCGCAAACGAAACCGGATAAAATTACATTTGACAAGATACAGGAACAGTTACTGGACCTTTCGATAATTAACAACACCATCCCATTTGAGAGCCTTGCAACGTAA
- a CDS encoding succinate CoA transferase, which translates to MNTERILFKNYQSKIISATAAAAMFEDHMTVGSSGFTKAGDSKAVLPAFALRAAEEQIGITLITGASLGHTTDSDLANANALYKRMPFQVDAALRKKINSGDVLFIDQHLSETAEQLSNGHLPALDFAVIEALGVDENGNIIPTTSVGNSATFAKLAKKIIIEINTAIPTSFKGIHDILVPDAYPHRNVLPVTAADTRIGIDYIPVDPEKVVGIVFTEIIDSPASIAEPDEKTIAIAGHLINFFENEVASGRLTPSLLPLQAGIGKVANAVMMGFAKGNFKNLTMYSEVLQDSTFHLIDAGVMDFASASSITVSETCYNHLLNNFDQYKDKIVLRPQNISNAPEVIRRLGVIGINTAIEFDIYGNVNSTHLSGTKMMNGIGGSGDFARNAYLSIFVTQSASKEDNAISHVVPMVSHTDHTEHDVDILVTDHGLADLRGLAPRERAQVIIENCVHPDYKEALQDYYTRACERGGHTPHILEEAFSWHTALQNSGSMKQACPVL; encoded by the coding sequence ATGAACACCGAACGGATACTTTTTAAAAATTACCAGTCTAAAATAATATCGGCCACAGCCGCCGCAGCAATGTTTGAAGACCACATGACTGTAGGCAGCAGCGGTTTTACCAAAGCCGGAGACAGCAAGGCAGTATTACCTGCTTTTGCATTGCGCGCCGCAGAAGAACAAATAGGCATTACATTAATAACCGGGGCATCACTAGGCCACACCACAGACAGCGACCTGGCTAATGCCAATGCGCTTTACAAAAGGATGCCTTTTCAGGTAGATGCAGCGTTGCGCAAAAAAATAAATTCAGGCGACGTGTTATTTATTGACCAGCACCTAAGTGAAACAGCTGAGCAGTTAAGCAACGGCCACTTACCCGCATTAGACTTTGCAGTTATAGAAGCCCTGGGCGTAGATGAAAATGGAAACATTATCCCTACAACATCGGTAGGTAACTCTGCTACTTTTGCAAAGCTTGCTAAAAAAATAATCATTGAGATAAACACGGCAATACCAACATCTTTTAAAGGCATACACGACATTTTAGTACCAGATGCTTATCCACACCGCAATGTGCTGCCGGTTACAGCTGCCGATACAAGAATAGGTATAGACTACATACCCGTAGACCCTGAAAAAGTGGTGGGTATAGTATTTACCGAAATAATAGACAGCCCTGCCAGCATTGCAGAACCCGATGAAAAAACAATTGCGATTGCCGGCCATCTTATCAACTTTTTTGAAAATGAAGTGGCTTCGGGCAGGCTTACACCTTCTTTACTTCCGCTTCAGGCGGGAATAGGTAAAGTAGCCAATGCCGTAATGATGGGTTTCGCCAAAGGCAATTTTAAAAATCTTACCATGTATAGTGAGGTATTACAGGACAGCACCTTTCATCTTATAGATGCCGGTGTGATGGATTTTGCATCAGCATCTTCTATAACCGTTTCAGAGACCTGTTATAATCACCTCCTTAACAATTTTGACCAATATAAAGACAAGATTGTATTGCGCCCCCAAAATATAAGCAATGCACCGGAGGTGATTCGCAGGCTGGGTGTTATAGGCATTAACACAGCTATAGAATTTGACATCTACGGCAATGTTAACTCTACACACTTATCAGGCACAAAAATGATGAATGGCATAGGCGGATCTGGCGATTTTGCACGTAACGCTTACCTGAGCATTTTTGTAACGCAGTCAGCTTCTAAAGAAGATAATGCCATTAGCCACGTGGTACCAATGGTATCGCACACAGACCATACCGAGCACGATGTAGACATACTGGTTACAGATCACGGCCTGGCCGACCTTCGCGGACTTGCACCTCGCGAACGCGCACAGGTTATTATAGAAAATTGTGTACATCCTGACTATAAAGAGGCACTGCAAGATTATTACACACGTGCCTGCGAACGCGGCGGCCACACACCACATATACTGGAAGAAGCATTTTCATGGCATACAGCCCTGCAAAACAGTGGCAGTATGAAACAGGCCTGCCCTGTTTTATAA